Proteins encoded by one window of Panicum virgatum strain AP13 chromosome 7N, P.virgatum_v5, whole genome shotgun sequence:
- the LOC120680932 gene encoding uncharacterized protein LOC120680932, translating into MVYGDSMVVINKVNDSWDRNKENMDAYCLEVCKLENKFCGLEFHHVIRNNNVAADVLSKLGSTRAQVPAGVFVHELHKPSIPEPTPAPPTTSPKVPQPSPEVMMIDVDRRIPFIDYIKDQVLPSDKTEAEQVTRRAKTYVLVGDKLYRRGASSNVLSKCISREEGKDILEEIHKGICSNHTSSRTIVSKAFRAAFYWPTALADGEELVWKCQGCQLFAKQQQVPAYKLITIPPT; encoded by the coding sequence ATGGTCTACGGCGACTCCATGGTCGTCATCAACAAAGTCAACGACTCCTGGGATCGCAACAAGGAGAACATGGACGCGTACTGCTTGGAGGTATGCAAGCTCGAGAACAAATTCTGTGGTCTCGAGTTCCACCATGTCATCCGCAACAACAACGTTGCTGCGGACGTCCTGTCGAAGCTGGGATCTACTCGTGCTCAAGTCCCAGCAGGGGTCTTCGTCCATGAACTGCACAAGCCATCCATACCGGAGCCGACACCTGCACCACCTACCACCAGTCCTAAGGTACCCCAGCCCAGCCCGGAGGTCATGATGATCGACGTGGACAGGAGAATTCCCTTCATCGACTACATCAAAGATCAAGTGCTACCCTCCGACAAGACAGAAGCTGAACAAGTCACACGACGCGCCAAGACCTATGTCCTAGTCGGAGACAAGCTATATAGACGAGGCGCATCTTccaacgtactcagcaagtgcaTCTCTCGAGAAGAAGGCAAGGATATCTTGGAGGAGATACACAAGGGAATCTGCAGCAACCACACGTCCTCCCGGACTATTGTGAGCAAAGCTTTCAGGGCAGCTTTCTATTGGCCGACCGCACTGGCTGATGGAGAGGAACTAGTCTGGAAGTGCCAAGGATGTCAATTATTCGCCAAGCAACAACAAGTCCCGGCCTACAAGCTCATCACGATACCACCGACCTAG
- the LOC120680934 gene encoding uncharacterized protein LOC120680934: MIGPLPTAPGGFNRVLVAIDKFTKWIEVKLVTCPKVDMVLDSLDEIVHRYGFPNRIITDLGSNCNNHRFWSYCEDSGIDVRYISVAHPRANGQVERANEMILNTLKKRLHDISNTKGAILPVDVMWKSLAVDQYEEGAAEEVRRVDIDNFEEEYCTALVQSARYLEGIRRYHDRNIKERSFNVGDLVLRRIQNTVGLHKLNSPWEGPYTVAKVTGPGLYRLQTLDSDAIDNSWIIEKLCRFYP; encoded by the exons ATGATTGGTCCCTTGCCAACAGCGCCAGGAGGATTCAACAGAGTTCTAGtggccatcgacaagttcaccaagtggatcgaggtcAAGCTTGTTACCTGCCCCAAGGTTGACATGGTACTCGACTCCTTGGACGAAATTGTGCATCGCTACGGGTTCCCCAATCGCATCATCACAGACCTGGGTTCCAATTGCAACAACCACAGGTTCTGGAGTTACTGTGAGGACAGCGGGATCGATGTTCGGTACATCTCCGTCGCTCACCCGCGGGCCAATGGTCAGGTTGAGCGCGCCAACGAGATGATACTTAACACCCTGAAGAAGCGGCTGCACGACATCTCCAACACTAAGGGTG CTATACTCCCCGTCGACGTCATGTGGAAGTCTCTAGCAGTCGATCAGTACGAGGAAGGTGCCGCGGAAGAAGTCAGGCGGGTCGACATTGACAACTTTGAAGAAGAATACTGCACCGCACTTGTCCAATCGGCCAGATACCTCGAGGGTATTCGTCGCTACCACGATCGCAACATCAAGGAACGCTCCTTCAACGTCGGCGACCTGGTTCTCCGCCGTATCCAGAACACGGTAGGGCTCCACAAGCTCAACTcaccatgggaaggaccatacACAGTCGCCAAAGTCACTGGCCCTGGCTTGTATCGGCTCCAAACTCTTGACAGTGACGCCATCGACAACTCATGGAtcatcgagaagctttgtcgaTTCTACCCGTAG
- the LOC120683670 gene encoding horcolin-like, with translation MATPTDDPTMETCGDVSESDPTMETIGVLSDVPMVSRNHYIGVASANFRVPGPPRIPIRIKRGPWGGNGGTHREMEGKSQRLESLTIYHHGVVEGFQFSYIDEDGQIRTAGPWGQNRNLFIHQIMFGPSEYVKEISGHGHKANTSYLCQLKIVTNYAEYGPFGDWTGIPFRFTVPENETVVGFFGSYDTSFVTKIGAYIISKIFC, from the exons atgGCCACACCCACCGATGATCCCACCATGGAGACCTGTGGCGACGTCTCCGAGTCCGACCCAACCATGGAGACCATCGGCGTCCTCTCCGATGTCCCCATGGTGAGCAGAAACCACTACATAGGCGTCGCCTCCGCCAATTTCAGGGTCCCTGGACCGCCAAGGATCCCTATACGTATAAAGCGAGGACCATGGGGTGGAAATGGAGGCACCCATAGGGAAATGGAAGGCAAATCACAACGTCTAGAAAGTTTAACAATCTACCATCATGGCGTAGTTGAAGGGTTTCAATTTTCCTACATTGATGAAGACGGGCAAATCCGCACCGCTGGTCCTTGGGGTCAAAATCGTAACTTGTTCATTCACCAA ATAATGTTTGGCCCATCAGAGTATGTGAAGGAGATCTCTGGGCATGGTCACAAAGCAAACACGTCCTATCTGTGTCAATTGAAGATCGTCACCAACTACGCTGAGTATGGTCCTTTTGGAGACTGGACCGGCATTCCATTCAGATTTACTGTGCCAGAGAATGAGACCGTGGTGGGCTTCTTTGGAAGCTATGACACATCTTTCGTCACAAAGATTGGTGCTTACATCATCTCTAAAATTTTTTGCTAG